In the Cellulomonas sp. C5510 genome, CCCCCGCCGCACGGGCCACGTCCCCGATGGTCGCCATGCAGCACAGGGTAGTGGCGTGCCGGTGCGGGGCGTGCCGATCGGCCTCCCGTGGTGCAGCCGGCGCGCGCTCGAGGTGGTCGAAAGCGCAGGTCAGCGCGTGGCAACAACGAGGTGAAGCGCTTCGACTGTGCAGAGTCGAGGTGGCGCCCCACCGGTCCGATTCGTCTCCGCGAGACCGCCAAACCTCCGCACGACGACGCCCAACCGCGTATCGAATCGCTTCGACCTCAGTCGTGACCGTTTCGATATCTACACCCCTGGACGCCGCCGCACCCCGCTGCCTAGAGTGACGACCGCGCGAAGCGCTTCGACTCTCATCGACGAGAGTCACCGCTCAAGGAGGAGGGGAGACCGATGGTCGTGACGATGCAGGACGTCGCACGCCGGGCCGGGGTCGCCCTGTCCACCGTCTCCGCGACGCTCACCTCCGCGCGGCCGGTCTCCGCGGCCACCCGGGCGCGGGTGCAGGCGGCGATGGACGAGCTCGGCTACCGCCCGAACGCCCTCGCCCGCGGCCTCGCCTCGCGCCACAGCCGCGTGCTCGCCCTCACGTACCCCGTCGGGGCCTCCGGGCTGAGCAGGACGTCCGCCGAGTTCGTGCTCGGCGCCGCGGCCGGCGCCCAGGAGCGCGGGTACCAGCTCGTGCTCTGGCCGTTCGCGGTGGACGACGAGGCCGGCGTGCTGGAGGTCGCGCGGCAGGGCCTGGCCGAGGGCGTCCTCGTCATGGAGGTGCACCTGGAGGACGCGCGGGTGCGCGGCCTGCGCGCCGCCGGCGTGCCGACGGCGCTGATCGGTCGCACGGCCGGCGACACCGACCTGCCGTCGGTCGACGTCGACTTCGAGGCGACGCTGCACGACGCGGTGGAGCACCTCGCGGCGCTGGGCCACCGCCGCATCGCGTTCGTCAACCACGCGGCGCACCGGGTGGCGGAGGGGCACGGGCCGACCGTGCGCGCGGCCGCCGCCTACGAGCGGGCGATGCGGCTGCGCGGGCTCGCCTCCCGGCAGGTGCACGCCGACGAGTCCGTCGAGGGCGGGCGGGACGCGGTCCGGCTGCTGATGGCCGACGCCGAGGCGCCCACCGCGGTCGTGACGATGAACGAGGACGCCACGTTCGGCGTGGTCGCCGAGCTCGGTCTGCGCGGCGCCGCCATCCCGGGCGACGTGTCGGTGCTCCCCGTCGTGTCGTCGCCCGCGGTGGCGGGGCAGTCGGTCCCGCCGCTGACGACGCTGCACGCGCCCGGCGCGGAGCTCGGCCGCGCCGGCGTCGACGTGCTGCTGGCGCTGCTCGGGGCCGGGACGCCGCCGCCGCCCGCGGTGCTGCCGTGCCGGTTCGTGGACTGCGGCAGCACCGGGCCCGCACCGGCCGCGGCACCGTGCCGGAGGGTCGCGACCGTCGCGGGCGCCACCCCCTAGACACACCCCCACCGGGCCGGCGACCGCCGGGCCCGGACAGCACGGAGCAGGAACTCGACGAGGAGGACGTGTGATGGCAGTGCAGCGGAAGACGGTCGTGGCGGGTGCCCTGGCGCTCGCCCTGCCGCTCGCCCTGGCGGCGTGCGGCGGCGACAGCAGCGGCGGGGGCGGCTCCGACGCCGACACCCTCACCATCTGGCACTACGAGAACGACGACTCGGCCATGGGCCAGGCGTGGAACAAGGCCATCGAGATCTTCGAGGACGAGCACCCCGACGTCACCGTGAACGTCGAGAACCAGACGTTCGAGCAGATCCAGAAGAACGCCAAGATCTTCCTGACCGGCGACGACGTGCCGGACGTCATGGAGTACAACAAGGGCAACGCCACGGCCGGGCAGCTCGCGTCGCAGGGCCTCATCACCCCGCTGACCGACGAGGCCGAGTCGCGCGGCTGGGACTCGACGCTGCCGGCGTCCATCCAGACCACCGCGCGCTACGACGAGCAGGGCCTCATGGGCTCCGGCGACTGGTACGGCGTGCCCAACTACGGCGAGTTCGTCGGCGTGTACTTCAACCAGGACATGCTCGACCAGTACGGCATCGCCGTGCCGACCACGTTCGACGAGTTCGAGGCCGCCCTCGCGACGTTCCAGGAGAACGGCGTCACGCCGCTCGCCGAGGCCGGCGCGGAGTACCCGATGGGGCAGCTCTGGTACGAGCTCGTGCTGCACTACGCGGACCGCGAGCTGGTCGACGACTACCAGCTCTTCACGTCCGACGTCGACTTCCACGGCGACGCCTTCACGCAGGCGACCGAGAAGCTCGACGAGTGGATCAAGGCCGGCTACGTCGCGGCGGACTCCGCCGCGCTGACCGCGGAGGACATGGGCGTGTCGTTCATCAACGGCACGTACCCGTTCATGGTCTCGGGCTCCTGGTGGTTCGGGCGCCTGACCGAGGAGATCCCGTTCACCTGGGGCCAGACGCTGTTCCCGGAGAACACGATGCACCCGGGCTCCTCGGGCAACCTCTGGGTCGTCCCGGAGAACGCGGTCGCGAAGGACCTGGCGTACGACTTCATCGACATCACCCTGCGCCCCGAGGTGCAGGAGGTGCTCGGCCAGGCCGGCGGTCTGCCGGTCGCCGGTGACTCGTCCGCGATCACCGACCCGAAGACGAAGGAGCTCACGGAGAACTTCGAGGCGATCCTCGATGACGACGGCCTGGCGTACTACCCCGACTGGCCGGTGCCGGGCTTCTACGACGTGCTGGTCTCGGAGTTCCAGTCGCTGATCAACCAGTCGAAGACCCCGTCCGAGGTGCTCGACGGCCTGTCCTCGGCGTACGAGTCGGGCAAGACGGACCTCCTCGAGGGCTGACCCCGTCCACCCGGCCGGCGCCCCGCGTCCCCCTGCGGGGCGCCGGCCGGGACCCTCCCGCCGCCTTCACCGAGGAGCAGCAGTGACCACCGTCGACCGACCGCGGGTTCGCAACCGCCGCTCGCGCGACTGGCTCGGGTACCTCCCGTACCTCGTGCCCGGGCTGATCGCGTTCACCGTCGTCATCCTCATCCCGTTCGGGATGAACATCTACTACAGCCTGCACAAGTGGAAGGGCGGCAACGCCCCGCTGCGCTGGTACGGGCTCGGCAACTACACCGACCTGCTGGCCGACGAGCAGTTCTGGACGTCGTTCCGCAACTCCGTCGCGATGATCGTCGCGATGGTGCTGGTGCCGACCGTGATCGGCCTGCTGCTCGCCACCACGCTGTTCGACGTGCTGGGCAAGCGGTTCGGCCCGCGGGTCGCCTCGGTGCTGCGCGCGACGTACTACCTGCCGCAGATCCTCCCCGTCGCCGTCGCGGGCGTGCTGTGGAACTGGATCCTCAACTCCCAGACCGGTGCCCTGAACGTGCTGCTGCGGGAGGTCGGTGTGACGGACCCGCCGAACTGGCTGGGGTCCACGACGACGGCGCTGCCGACCGTGATGCTCGTGCTGATCTGGATCCAGATCGGCTACCCGGTCGTCATCTTCATGTCCGCGCTGCAGCGGGTCGACCCCGAGCTCTACGAGGCCGCCGAGCTGGACGGCGCGGGCTGGTGGCACCGGTTCCGGGCCATCACGATCCCGCAGATCAAGCCGGAGACGTTCGTCATCACGCTCACGTGCACGGTGGCGGCCCTCAAGGTGTTCGGCCCCATCTACGTGCTGACCCGCGGCGGCCCGGAGTCCTCGACGCTCGTGCCGAGCTACTACTCGTACCTGAACTTCTTCGACAAGTCGAAGGTCGGCTACGGCGCCGCGATCGCCAACGTCCTGACGGTCCTCATCATCGCCGTGGCCGTCGTGATCATGGTGCTGCAGGCCCGCAGCGCCCGCCGCGAGGAGGAGGGTCGCTGATGGCCGCCCCGATCGAGACCGTCCCGTCCGTGGCGCCGCGCCGGGCCCTGGGCTCCCGCCGCCCGCCGACGCCGCTGCGGTCCAGCGAGACCGACCGCCGGCACCGCCGCGGCACCGCCCGCTGGTTCGTCCTGGCCGCCGCGGTCGTCGTCGCGGTGCTCATGCTCGTGCCGTTCGTCATCATGGTGCTCAACGCGTTCAAGGCGCCGGCGGACTACTCGCAGAACGGCCCGCTGTCGTGGCCGGCGGAGTTCTACACCGAGGGTCTGCGGAGCTTCTGGACCCGCGTGGACTTCCCGGAGAAGCTGGTCAACTCGGTCTGGATCTCCGGCACGGTGGCCGTGTTCGGCGTGACGCTGTCGCTGCTGTCGGCGTACGCGCTCGGCGTCGGGCGGGTCAAGGGCCGGATGTGGGTCGTCACGCTGTTCCTGCTGGCGAACATGCTCCCGCAGGAGGTGCTCGTCTACCCGCTGTTCCAGATGGCGCAGGAGGTGGGCCTGTCCAACAACCAGTGGTCGGTCATCATCATCTTCACCGTCATCCAGGCGGCGTTCGGCACGTACCTGCTGTCGTCAGTGCTCGGCACGTTCCCGCGGGCGCTGCTCGAGGCGGCGTCGCTGGACGGCGCCGGCCGGTGGCGCACGCTCTGGGGCGTCGTGTTCCCGGTGGTGCGGCCGACCCTGAGCGTGCTGCTCATCTTCTTCTTCATCTGGACGTGGAACGAGTTCTTCATCCCGCTGGTCATGCTCACGACCAACGCCACCCAGACGATCCCCGTCGCGCTCGCCTCCCTCCAGGGCGACCGCATGATGGACGCGCCGACCACGAACGCGGGCGCGCTCGTCTCGATGGTCCCCGCGATCATCTTCTTCCTGATCTTCCAGCGGACCCTGACCCGCGGGATCACCGCGGGCGCGGTCAAGTAAGGGCAGCGCATCCATGAAGTTCACCGACGGCTACTGGCAGAACCTGCCCGGGGTCGACATCCTGCGTCCACGATCGGTCGACGAGGTCGTGGTCGGCGACCGGGGTCTGACCGCGTACGCCGGCGTGCGGCGGCTGGAGACCCGCGGCGACTCGCTCAACCACCCGCTCGTCACGATCACGCTCGACTCGCCCGCCGAGGGGGTGCTCGGCGTGACGATCGAGCACCACCAGGGCGGGGTGGACCGCGGCCCGGTGTTCGCCGTCGCGGACGAGCGCCCGCACGTCGTCGTCACCGGTCCCACCGCGGACGACCCGCGCGCCTCCCTCACCACCGGCAACCTCACGGCCCGCGTCGCGACGGCGGGGGAGTGGGCGCTCGACGTCGAGGTGGACGGGCGCGTCGTCACGGGGGCGACGTCCCGCGGCGTCGGGATCGTCACGGACGCCGACGGCCGGCAGTTCGTGCGCGAGCAGCTCGCGCTAGGGGTCCGCGACCACGTCTACGGCCTCGGGGAGCGGTTCACCGCGTTCGTGAAGAACGGGCAGTCCGTCGACGTCTGGAACGCCGACGGCGGGACGTCGTCCGAGCAGGCGTACAAGAACGTGCCGTTCTACCTGACCGACGCCGGGTACGGCGTGTTCGTCGACCACCCGGGGCACGTCTCGTTCGAGGTCGGATCGGAGGTCGTCTCGCGCACGCAGTTCAGCGTCGAGGGGCAGCGGATGCGCTACTACGTCATCGCGGGGCCCGCCCCGAAGGACGTGCTGCGCCGGTACACCGCCCTGACCGGACGGCCCGCGCGGGTGCCGGACTGGTCGTACGGCCTGTGGCTGTCGACCTCGTTCACCACGGACTACGACGAGCAGACGGTGACGTCGTTCGTCGACGGCATGGCCGAGCGCGGCCTGCCGCTGTCGGTGTTCCACTTCGACTGCTTCTGGATGCGCCGGTTCCACTGGAGCGACTTCGTGTGGGACCCGGCGACGTTCCCGGACCCCGAGGGGATGCTGGAGCGGCTGCACGAGCGGGACCTGCGGGTGTGCGTGTGGATCAACCCGTACATCGCCCAGCGCTCGCGCCTGTTCGCCGAGGGCCGGGAGCGCGGGTTCCTCGTGACCCGCCCGGACGGCTCGGTGTGGCAGTGGGACCTGTGGCAGGCCGGCATGGCGCTCGTGGACTTCACGAACCCGGACGCCGTCGCCTGGTACCAGGGCGAGCTCCGCGCGCTGCTCGACATGGGCGTCGACTGCTTCAAGACCGACTTCGGCGAGCGGATCCCCACCGACGTGGTCTGGCACGACGGCTCGGACCCCGAGCGGATGCACAACTACTACACGCACCTGTACAACAAGGCGGTCTTCGACCTGCTGACCGAGGAGCGCGGGGAGGGCGAGGCGGTGCTGTTCGCCCGCTCCGCGACGGCCGGCGGCCAGCAGTTCCCGGTGCACTGGGGCGGCGACTGCGAGTCGACGTTCGTGTCGATGGCCGAGTCGCTGCGCGGGGGCCTGTCGCTCGCGTCGTCGGGCTTCGGCTTCTGGTCGCACGACATCGGCGGCTTCGAGGGCACGCCGGACGCCGCCGTCTTCAAGCGCTGGCTGGCGTTCGGGCTGCTGTCGTCCCACTCCCGGCTGCACGGGTCCGGGTCGTACCGGGTGCCGTGGGCCTACGACGACGAGTCGGTCACGGTCACCCAGCGGTTCACGGAGCTCAAGCTCTCGCTGATGCCGTACCTGTCGGCGGTCGGCCGCGAGGCGCACACCGACGGGCTGCCGGCGATGCGGCCGATGGTGCTCGAGTTCCCGGACGACCCCGGCGCTGCGACGGTGGACACCCAGTACCTGCTGGGGTCGTCGGTGCTCGTCGCGCCGGTGTTCTCGGCGGAGGGCGACGTGGACGTGTACGTGCCGGAGGGGGAGTGGACCTCGCTGCTCGACGGCTCGCGGGTCTCCGGCCCGCGGTGGCACCGCCAGCGCCACGGCTTCGACTCGCTGCCGGTCCTGGTCCGCCCGGACACGGTGCTGCCGGTCGGCGCCCGCACGGACCGGCCCGACTACGACCACGCCGAGGGCGTCACCCTGCGGCTGTTCGGGTTGGCGGACGGGCACGACTCGGTCACGCGGGTGGCGCGGCCCTCGGGCGGCGAGGCGGTGTTCCGGGTGACCCGCGCGGGCGACCGCGTCCGTGCGGAGGTCACCGGCGACGCGCCGGCCGCCTGGGGCCTGGCCCTCGGGCTGGGCGCGCCGGTCGCGGCGTCCGGCTCCGTGCTGGAGGTCCCCGCGACCTGACGCACGTCCGCCGTCCGGCGGCGGGGCGCGGCCGGGTCGCCGCGTCCCGCCACCGGGAGCAGCCGGACGGCACCGGCCCACCCGCTCCTGCGGCCACGAGTCGCGGGAGCGCTCCCACGCCGTGTATCGTATCGATTCGACAGGGTTGTCCCCGGACGGCCCGCCACCCGACCCCCTCGAGGACAGCCATGCCGACCACCCGTCCGTCCGGACGCCAGTTCCCCGCCGACTTCCTGTGGGGCTCCGCCACCGCCTCCTACCAGATCGAGGGGGCCGCCACCGAGGGCGGCCGCGGCCCGTCGATCTGGGACACGTTCTCGGCCCGCCCGGGCGCCGTGCTCAACGGCGACACCGGTGACGTCGCCGCCGACCACTACCACCGGGTCCCCGAGGACGTCGCGCTCATGCAGCAGCTCGGCCTCCAGGCGTACCGCCTGTCGATCGCGTGGCCGCGCGTCCAGCCGGACGGCTCCGGTGCGTGGAACGACGAGGGGATCGCGTTCTACGTCGACCTCGTGGACCGCCTGGTCGCCGCCGGCATCGCGCCCGTCGTCACCCTGTACCACTGGGACCTGCCGCAGGCGCTCGAGGACGCCGGCGGCTGGGGCAAC is a window encoding:
- a CDS encoding LacI family DNA-binding transcriptional regulator; this encodes MQDVARRAGVALSTVSATLTSARPVSAATRARVQAAMDELGYRPNALARGLASRHSRVLALTYPVGASGLSRTSAEFVLGAAAGAQERGYQLVLWPFAVDDEAGVLEVARQGLAEGVLVMEVHLEDARVRGLRAAGVPTALIGRTAGDTDLPSVDVDFEATLHDAVEHLAALGHRRIAFVNHAAHRVAEGHGPTVRAAAAYERAMRLRGLASRQVHADESVEGGRDAVRLLMADAEAPTAVVTMNEDATFGVVAELGLRGAAIPGDVSVLPVVSSPAVAGQSVPPLTTLHAPGAELGRAGVDVLLALLGAGTPPPPAVLPCRFVDCGSTGPAPAAAPCRRVATVAGATP
- a CDS encoding ABC transporter substrate-binding protein produces the protein MAVQRKTVVAGALALALPLALAACGGDSSGGGGSDADTLTIWHYENDDSAMGQAWNKAIEIFEDEHPDVTVNVENQTFEQIQKNAKIFLTGDDVPDVMEYNKGNATAGQLASQGLITPLTDEAESRGWDSTLPASIQTTARYDEQGLMGSGDWYGVPNYGEFVGVYFNQDMLDQYGIAVPTTFDEFEAALATFQENGVTPLAEAGAEYPMGQLWYELVLHYADRELVDDYQLFTSDVDFHGDAFTQATEKLDEWIKAGYVAADSAALTAEDMGVSFINGTYPFMVSGSWWFGRLTEEIPFTWGQTLFPENTMHPGSSGNLWVVPENAVAKDLAYDFIDITLRPEVQEVLGQAGGLPVAGDSSAITDPKTKELTENFEAILDDDGLAYYPDWPVPGFYDVLVSEFQSLINQSKTPSEVLDGLSSAYESGKTDLLEG
- a CDS encoding carbohydrate ABC transporter permease, which translates into the protein MTTVDRPRVRNRRSRDWLGYLPYLVPGLIAFTVVILIPFGMNIYYSLHKWKGGNAPLRWYGLGNYTDLLADEQFWTSFRNSVAMIVAMVLVPTVIGLLLATTLFDVLGKRFGPRVASVLRATYYLPQILPVAVAGVLWNWILNSQTGALNVLLREVGVTDPPNWLGSTTTALPTVMLVLIWIQIGYPVVIFMSALQRVDPELYEAAELDGAGWWHRFRAITIPQIKPETFVITLTCTVAALKVFGPIYVLTRGGPESSTLVPSYYSYLNFFDKSKVGYGAAIANVLTVLIIAVAVVIMVLQARSARREEEGR
- a CDS encoding carbohydrate ABC transporter permease; its protein translation is MAAPIETVPSVAPRRALGSRRPPTPLRSSETDRRHRRGTARWFVLAAAVVVAVLMLVPFVIMVLNAFKAPADYSQNGPLSWPAEFYTEGLRSFWTRVDFPEKLVNSVWISGTVAVFGVTLSLLSAYALGVGRVKGRMWVVTLFLLANMLPQEVLVYPLFQMAQEVGLSNNQWSVIIIFTVIQAAFGTYLLSSVLGTFPRALLEAASLDGAGRWRTLWGVVFPVVRPTLSVLLIFFFIWTWNEFFIPLVMLTTNATQTIPVALASLQGDRMMDAPTTNAGALVSMVPAIIFFLIFQRTLTRGITAGAVK
- the yicI gene encoding alpha-xylosidase — protein: MKFTDGYWQNLPGVDILRPRSVDEVVVGDRGLTAYAGVRRLETRGDSLNHPLVTITLDSPAEGVLGVTIEHHQGGVDRGPVFAVADERPHVVVTGPTADDPRASLTTGNLTARVATAGEWALDVEVDGRVVTGATSRGVGIVTDADGRQFVREQLALGVRDHVYGLGERFTAFVKNGQSVDVWNADGGTSSEQAYKNVPFYLTDAGYGVFVDHPGHVSFEVGSEVVSRTQFSVEGQRMRYYVIAGPAPKDVLRRYTALTGRPARVPDWSYGLWLSTSFTTDYDEQTVTSFVDGMAERGLPLSVFHFDCFWMRRFHWSDFVWDPATFPDPEGMLERLHERDLRVCVWINPYIAQRSRLFAEGRERGFLVTRPDGSVWQWDLWQAGMALVDFTNPDAVAWYQGELRALLDMGVDCFKTDFGERIPTDVVWHDGSDPERMHNYYTHLYNKAVFDLLTEERGEGEAVLFARSATAGGQQFPVHWGGDCESTFVSMAESLRGGLSLASSGFGFWSHDIGGFEGTPDAAVFKRWLAFGLLSSHSRLHGSGSYRVPWAYDDESVTVTQRFTELKLSLMPYLSAVGREAHTDGLPAMRPMVLEFPDDPGAATVDTQYLLGSSVLVAPVFSAEGDVDVYVPEGEWTSLLDGSRVSGPRWHRQRHGFDSLPVLVRPDTVLPVGARTDRPDYDHAEGVTLRLFGLADGHDSVTRVARPSGGEAVFRVTRAGDRVRAEVTGDAPAAWGLALGLGAPVAASGSVLEVPAT